A section of the Dermacoccus nishinomiyaensis genome encodes:
- a CDS encoding glycoside hydrolase family 15 protein, translating to MSVDFTPSEVNTTPIEDYAIIGDTETAALVSLRGSIDWLCLPRFDSSSCFTALLGTPDHGRWLLGPAEEATTTRAYREDSFILETIHETATGKVKVTDLMPVSDGRADVLRRVEGLEGTVTLEQEWVVRLNYGKVKPWVSHHPGHVQDEEVLVAIAGPDMLIFRGDRLPVGNEGRHRDLFDVSAGEALDFSMTWVPSYKPIPIPLDTDKRIASTLGRWNDWIGHCTYDGPHADVVRRSLLVLNLLTDSRRGGIVAAPTTSLPEDFGGERNWDYRYCWLRDASLGLESLLRAGYVDATIKWREWLVRALAGDPEDMQIMYTIDGGRELPERELDHLPGYADSRPVRVGNGAVDQKQTDVLGEVMIAFEHARAKGGYENEQSWAIQAALVNQLAEHWDEPDNGLWEIRGPLQHFTHSRVMVWAAFNAAISAVEKHGHPGDVERWREVRELVREEILTKGFNVQKNTFTQHYNTTEVDASLLLIPAVGFLPADDPRVIGTVRAIENDLMRGGFLLRYRTESGVDGLAGDEHPFLACSFWLVSAYAKIGELDKAEELFDRLCDLPNDVGLLAEEYDPEEMTQVGNYPQAFSHLTLIGAGYDLHEAQVAARGANV from the coding sequence ATGTCTGTGGATTTCACCCCTTCCGAGGTCAACACCACCCCGATCGAGGACTACGCCATCATCGGTGACACCGAGACGGCGGCGCTCGTCAGCCTCCGGGGGTCCATCGACTGGTTGTGCCTGCCCCGCTTCGACTCGTCGAGCTGCTTCACGGCGCTGCTCGGCACGCCGGATCACGGACGCTGGCTGCTCGGGCCCGCCGAGGAGGCCACGACGACGCGGGCGTACCGCGAGGACAGTTTCATCCTCGAGACGATCCACGAGACGGCGACCGGCAAGGTGAAGGTCACCGATCTCATGCCCGTCAGCGACGGCCGCGCAGACGTCCTGCGTCGCGTCGAGGGCCTCGAGGGTACCGTGACGTTGGAGCAGGAGTGGGTCGTCCGCCTCAACTACGGCAAGGTGAAGCCGTGGGTGAGCCACCACCCGGGGCACGTGCAGGACGAGGAGGTGCTCGTCGCGATCGCCGGCCCCGACATGCTCATCTTCCGCGGCGACCGGCTGCCCGTCGGCAACGAGGGGCGTCACCGTGACCTGTTCGACGTCTCCGCCGGTGAGGCGCTCGACTTCAGCATGACGTGGGTGCCGAGCTACAAGCCGATCCCGATCCCGCTCGACACCGACAAGCGCATCGCGTCGACGCTGGGGCGCTGGAACGACTGGATCGGCCACTGCACCTACGACGGGCCGCACGCCGACGTCGTGCGTCGCAGCCTGCTCGTGCTCAACCTGCTGACGGACAGCCGCCGCGGCGGCATCGTCGCGGCGCCGACGACGTCGCTGCCGGAGGACTTCGGTGGTGAACGCAACTGGGATTACCGCTACTGCTGGCTGCGCGACGCCTCGCTAGGTCTCGAGTCGCTGCTGCGCGCCGGCTACGTCGACGCGACGATCAAGTGGCGCGAGTGGCTCGTGCGTGCCCTCGCCGGTGATCCCGAGGACATGCAGATCATGTACACGATCGACGGTGGGCGCGAGCTGCCCGAGCGTGAACTCGACCATCTGCCCGGGTACGCGGATTCGCGGCCGGTGCGTGTCGGCAACGGCGCCGTCGACCAGAAGCAGACGGACGTCCTCGGCGAGGTCATGATCGCCTTTGAGCACGCGCGCGCCAAGGGTGGGTACGAGAACGAGCAGAGCTGGGCGATCCAGGCCGCGCTAGTCAACCAGCTCGCCGAGCACTGGGACGAGCCGGACAACGGTTTATGGGAGATCCGCGGGCCGCTGCAGCACTTCACGCACTCGCGCGTCATGGTGTGGGCTGCGTTCAACGCGGCGATCTCCGCCGTCGAGAAGCACGGCCACCCGGGCGACGTCGAGCGGTGGCGCGAGGTGCGCGAGCTCGTGCGTGAGGAGATCCTCACGAAGGGTTTCAACGTGCAGAAGAACACGTTCACGCAGCACTACAACACGACCGAGGTCGACGCGTCGCTGCTGCTCATCCCGGCCGTCGGGTTCCTGCCCGCCGACGATCCTCGCGTCATCGGCACGGTGCGGGCCATCGAGAACGACCTCATGCGCGGCGGTTTCCTCCTGCGCTACCGCACCGAATCGGGCGTCGACGGCCTCGCCGGAGACGAGCACCCGTTCCTCGCCTGCTCGTTCTGGCTCGTCTCCGCGTACGCGAAGATCGGTGAGCTCGACAAGGCCGAGGAGCTGTTCGACCGGTTGTGCGACCTGCCGAACGACGTCGGACTGCTCGCCGAGGAGTACGACCCCGAGGAGATGACCCAGGTCGGCAACTACCCGCAGGCCTTCAGTCACCTCACTCTCATCGGCGCCGGCTACGACCTGCATGAGGCGCAGGTCGCTGCGCGCGGGGCGAACGTCTGA
- the uvrA gene encoding excinuclease ABC subunit UvrA, translating to MGDVPKIPSSSNAVAPRRGHDHLLVRGAREHNLKNVSIEIPRDALVVFTGLSGSGKSSLAFDTIFAEGQRRYVESLSAYARQFLGQMDKPDVDFIEGLSPAVSIDQKSTNRNPRSTVGTITEVYDYFRLLFARAGRPHCPVCGAPVGSQTPQQIVDSIQELPSGTRFQVLAPVVRARKGEYVDLFAELQTKGFSRARVDGETVTLSEPPTLEKQKKHTIDVVVDRLVAKGPDDLSGRQRLTDSVETALGLADGLVVIERVVREGAEDEHDELPLERRYSEKLACPNDHALSMDAIEPRSFSFNSPFGACPACTGLGTELRVDPDLIIPDEDKTLREGAILPWAQGSGAADYFVRVMGALGKESGFDLDTPWRDLPAKAKTMLLEGKNHKVHVTYRNRFGRERSYSTGFEGVIPFVKRRHTETESEWSRERYEGYMREVPCPTCNGARLKPESLSVTIGGKSIAEVCALPISESAHFLDDVDFTSRERQIAERVIKEIAARLGFLLDVGLDYLSLDRPAGTLSGGEAQRIRLATQIGSGLVGVLYVLDEPSIGLHQRDNHRLIETLTRLRDLGNTLIVVEHDEDTIATADWIVDIGPGAGEHGGEVVYSGPVKGLLAEKKSVTGGYLSGRLSIPVPQTRRGQDGRRLVVEGAREHTLKDIDVAFPLGNLVVVSGVSGSGKSTLVNDILYTTLANDLNGARQVAGRHKRVTGTELLDKVVHVDQSPIGRTPRSNPATYTGVFDAIRKLFAETQEAKIRGYQPGRFSFNVKGGRCEACSGDGTLKIEMNFLPDVYVPCEVCHGARYNRETLEVHFKGKSIAEVLDMPIEEAAEFFEAVPAIARHMRTLVDVGLGYVRLGQPAPTLSGGEAQRVKLAAELQKRSSGRTIYVLDEPTTGLHFEDIRKLLEVIQGLVDKGNTVVVIEHNLDVIKSADWVIDMGPEGGFRGGEVVAEGTPEQIAQVEASHTGRFLRPLLEAAGVTPTIVAQKPVIDPRAAMRKTAAKKTASKQTAAGKTTAKNTSAAPSAAKKTTRKKA from the coding sequence ATGGGGGACGTGCCGAAGATTCCAAGCAGCAGCAACGCCGTGGCCCCACGTCGCGGCCACGATCACCTTCTCGTGCGCGGCGCACGGGAGCACAACCTCAAGAACGTCTCGATCGAGATCCCGCGTGACGCGCTCGTCGTGTTCACCGGGCTGTCCGGCTCGGGCAAGTCGTCCCTCGCGTTCGACACGATCTTCGCCGAGGGCCAGCGCCGCTACGTCGAATCCCTGTCGGCGTACGCGCGTCAGTTCCTCGGTCAGATGGACAAGCCGGACGTCGACTTCATCGAAGGCCTCAGCCCCGCCGTCTCCATCGATCAGAAGAGCACGAACCGCAATCCGCGCTCGACGGTGGGCACGATCACGGAGGTCTACGACTACTTCCGTCTGCTCTTCGCCCGCGCCGGTCGCCCGCACTGCCCCGTCTGCGGCGCGCCGGTCGGCAGCCAGACGCCGCAGCAGATCGTCGACTCGATCCAGGAGCTACCGTCTGGCACCCGCTTCCAGGTGCTTGCACCCGTCGTGCGCGCCCGCAAGGGCGAGTACGTCGACCTGTTCGCCGAACTGCAGACGAAGGGCTTCTCCCGTGCCCGTGTCGACGGTGAGACGGTGACGCTGAGCGAACCGCCGACGCTGGAGAAGCAGAAGAAGCACACGATCGACGTCGTCGTCGACCGTCTCGTCGCGAAGGGGCCGGACGACCTCAGCGGCCGCCAGCGCCTCACCGACTCGGTCGAGACGGCCCTCGGCCTCGCGGACGGCCTCGTCGTCATCGAACGCGTCGTGCGCGAGGGCGCCGAGGACGAGCACGACGAGCTGCCGCTCGAGCGCCGTTACTCGGAGAAGCTCGCCTGCCCGAACGACCACGCGCTGTCGATGGACGCGATCGAGCCGCGTTCGTTCTCGTTCAACAGCCCGTTCGGTGCCTGCCCGGCCTGCACCGGTCTCGGCACCGAGCTGCGTGTCGACCCCGACCTCATCATCCCCGACGAGGACAAGACGCTGCGCGAGGGCGCGATCCTGCCGTGGGCGCAGGGCAGCGGTGCCGCCGACTATTTCGTCCGCGTCATGGGCGCGCTCGGCAAGGAGAGCGGGTTCGACCTCGACACCCCATGGCGCGACCTGCCGGCCAAGGCGAAGACGATGCTGCTCGAGGGCAAGAACCACAAGGTTCACGTCACCTACCGCAACCGTTTCGGGCGTGAGCGCTCCTATTCGACGGGCTTCGAGGGCGTCATCCCGTTCGTCAAGCGTCGCCACACGGAGACGGAGTCGGAGTGGAGCCGTGAGCGCTACGAGGGCTACATGCGCGAGGTGCCATGCCCGACGTGCAACGGCGCACGCCTCAAGCCCGAGTCGCTGTCGGTGACGATCGGCGGCAAGTCGATCGCCGAGGTGTGCGCGCTGCCGATCTCGGAGTCCGCGCACTTCCTCGACGACGTCGACTTCACCTCGCGCGAGCGGCAGATCGCCGAGCGCGTCATTAAGGAGATCGCGGCGCGTCTCGGCTTCCTGCTCGACGTCGGCCTCGACTACCTCTCGCTCGACCGGCCCGCCGGCACGCTGTCGGGTGGTGAGGCGCAGCGCATCCGCCTCGCGACGCAGATCGGCTCGGGTCTCGTCGGCGTGCTCTACGTCCTCGACGAGCCGTCGATCGGTCTTCACCAACGCGACAACCACCGCCTCATCGAGACGCTGACGCGCCTGCGCGACCTCGGCAACACGCTCATCGTCGTCGAGCACGACGAGGACACGATCGCGACGGCCGACTGGATCGTCGACATCGGGCCCGGTGCCGGTGAGCACGGGGGAGAGGTCGTCTACTCCGGCCCGGTCAAGGGCTTGCTCGCGGAGAAGAAGTCCGTCACCGGCGGTTACCTCAGCGGCCGATTGTCCATCCCGGTGCCGCAGACGCGTCGCGGTCAGGACGGTCGCCGCCTCGTCGTCGAGGGAGCGCGTGAGCACACGCTCAAGGACATCGACGTCGCGTTCCCGCTGGGCAACCTCGTCGTCGTCTCCGGCGTGTCGGGGTCGGGCAAATCGACGCTCGTCAACGACATCCTCTACACGACGCTCGCGAACGACCTCAACGGCGCCCGCCAGGTCGCCGGGCGCCACAAGCGCGTCACCGGCACCGAACTGCTCGACAAGGTCGTCCACGTCGACCAGAGCCCCATCGGGCGCACACCGCGAAGCAACCCGGCCACCTACACGGGCGTGTTCGACGCCATCCGCAAGCTCTTCGCAGAGACACAGGAGGCGAAGATCCGCGGCTACCAGCCGGGGCGCTTCTCCTTCAACGTCAAGGGCGGACGCTGCGAGGCATGTTCGGGTGACGGCACGCTGAAGATCGAGATGAACTTCCTGCCCGACGTGTACGTGCCGTGCGAGGTGTGCCACGGGGCGCGCTACAACCGCGAGACGCTCGAGGTGCACTTCAAGGGCAAGTCGATCGCCGAGGTGCTCGACATGCCGATCGAGGAGGCCGCGGAGTTCTTCGAAGCGGTGCCCGCGATCGCGCGTCACATGCGCACGCTCGTCGACGTCGGTCTCGGCTACGTCCGTCTCGGCCAGCCGGCGCCGACGCTGTCGGGTGGTGAGGCGCAGCGCGTCAAGCTAGCCGCGGAGCTGCAGAAGCGCTCGTCCGGCCGCACGATCTACGTCCTCGACGAGCCGACGACCGGTCTGCACTTCGAGGACATCCGCAAGCTGCTCGAGGTCATCCAGGGCCTCGTCGACAAGGGCAACACGGTCGTCGTCATCGAGCACAACCTCGACGTCATCAAGAGCGCCGACTGGGTCATCGACATGGGCCCCGAGGGTGGTTTCCGCGGCGGTGAGGTCGTCGCCGAGGGCACGCCAGAGCAGATCGCGCAGGTCGAGGCGAGCCACACGGGTCGCTTCCTGCGTCCGCTGCTCGAAGCCGCAGGCGTGACGCCGACGATCGTGGCGCAGAAGCCCGTCATCGACCCGCGCGCGGCGATGAGGAAGACCGCCGCGAAGAAGACGGCGAGCAAGCAGACCGCGGCCGGCAAGACGACCGCAAAGAACACGAGCGCCGCGCCGAGTGCGGCGAAGAAGACGACCCGGAAGAAGGCATGA
- a CDS encoding Rieske (2Fe-2S) protein: MSDLQAQFTRRSAMTATIAVAGTGMLAACGGGDDEASTKSVDATIDASKVSVGSGFVDRGNSIVVTQPTKGTFKAFTSVCPHQDCQVGEVTDKAIVCPCHGSRFDPMTGAVLAGPADKPLAEKKVEVKGSQLHVTG; this comes from the coding sequence ATGAGTGACCTCCAGGCACAGTTCACGCGCCGCAGCGCGATGACCGCGACGATCGCCGTGGCCGGCACCGGCATGCTCGCCGCGTGCGGCGGGGGCGACGACGAGGCCTCGACGAAGTCCGTCGACGCCACGATCGACGCGAGCAAGGTGAGCGTCGGCAGCGGCTTCGTCGACCGCGGCAACTCCATCGTCGTCACTCAGCCGACGAAGGGCACCTTCAAGGCGTTCACGTCCGTGTGCCCGCACCAGGACTGCCAGGTCGGCGAGGTCACCGACAAGGCGATCGTCTGCCCCTGCCACGGCAGCCGCTTCGACCCGATGACGGGCGCCGTGCTCGCCGGCCCCGCGGACAAGCCGCTCGCCGAGAAGAAGGTCGAGGTCAAGGGCAGCCAGCTGCACGTGACCGGCTGA
- the uvrC gene encoding excinuclease ABC subunit UvrC, whose amino-acid sequence MADPRTYRPKTGDIPTEPGVYRFRDRDGRVIYVGKAKNLRSRLSNYFQDLRLLHPRTRTMVTTAASVEWTIVRTEVEALQLEYAWIKEFDPRFNVKYRDDKSYPYLAVTMSDAVPRAQVMRGRKRPGTRYFGPFTHAWAIRDTLDQLMRVFPMRTCSNGVYRRAEASGRPCLLGYIDKCSAPCVGKVSKAEHREIAQDFCDFMAGDSARFTREMERRMKAAAADLDFEQAARLRDDLGALEKVLQKSAIVFDDATDADVFGVAEDDLEAAVQVFHVRGGRIRGQRGWVTDKGSDAGVNTADLVEAMLLEVYGDLQGRDDVPREVLVPSLPPDVETVSSWLRERRGSNVDVRVPQRGDKRELAATVAKNAEHALARHKVSRASDLTARSQALEELQENLGLPEAPLRIECFDISHVQGTNVVGSMVVFEDGLPRKSEYRRFIVNGIEGEDGTLRNDDVAAMHEVLTRRFARLAKESADLAPATTGEIPADAATAGPSLRDENGRIKRFAYRPQLLVVDGGRPQVDAAARALADVGFDDIPVVGLAKRLEEVWLVDDDYPVILPRTSEALYLLQRVRDEAHRFAITFHRERRSKSMTTSALDGIAGLGPAKQKALLAHFGSLKRIRAADADALCEVKGIGPTLAETIVRSLRQEQGEPAVNVMTGEIVE is encoded by the coding sequence ATGGCAGACCCCCGCACCTACCGCCCCAAGACGGGCGACATCCCGACCGAACCCGGCGTCTACCGCTTCCGCGACCGCGACGGGCGCGTCATCTATGTCGGCAAGGCGAAGAACCTGCGCTCGCGCCTGAGCAACTACTTCCAGGATCTGCGGCTGCTGCACCCGCGCACGCGGACGATGGTGACGACGGCCGCCTCGGTGGAGTGGACGATCGTGCGCACCGAGGTCGAGGCGTTGCAGCTCGAGTACGCCTGGATCAAGGAGTTCGACCCGCGCTTCAACGTCAAGTACCGCGACGACAAGTCCTACCCCTACCTCGCGGTGACGATGTCCGACGCGGTGCCGCGCGCGCAGGTGATGCGCGGGCGCAAGCGTCCCGGCACTCGCTACTTCGGCCCGTTCACGCACGCGTGGGCGATCCGCGACACGCTCGATCAACTCATGCGCGTGTTCCCGATGCGCACGTGCAGCAACGGGGTCTACCGACGCGCCGAGGCGTCGGGTCGCCCGTGTCTGCTCGGGTACATCGACAAGTGCAGCGCGCCCTGCGTCGGCAAGGTCAGCAAGGCCGAGCACCGTGAGATCGCCCAGGATTTCTGCGATTTCATGGCCGGCGATTCCGCGCGCTTCACCCGGGAGATGGAGCGACGCATGAAGGCTGCCGCCGCCGACCTCGACTTCGAACAAGCGGCGCGCTTGCGCGACGACCTCGGTGCCCTGGAGAAAGTGCTGCAGAAGTCAGCCATCGTGTTCGACGACGCGACGGATGCCGACGTCTTCGGCGTCGCCGAGGACGACCTCGAGGCAGCCGTCCAGGTCTTCCACGTGCGCGGCGGCCGCATCCGCGGTCAGCGCGGCTGGGTCACCGACAAGGGCAGCGACGCCGGCGTCAACACCGCCGACCTCGTCGAGGCCATGCTGCTCGAGGTCTACGGCGACCTTCAGGGGCGCGACGACGTCCCGCGCGAGGTGCTCGTGCCGTCGTTGCCGCCCGATGTCGAGACGGTCAGCTCGTGGCTGCGCGAACGCCGCGGCAGCAACGTCGACGTCCGCGTGCCGCAGCGCGGCGACAAGCGCGAGCTCGCCGCGACGGTCGCGAAGAACGCCGAGCACGCGCTCGCGCGCCACAAGGTGAGCCGCGCGTCCGACCTGACGGCCCGCTCGCAGGCCCTCGAAGAGTTGCAGGAGAACCTCGGGCTGCCCGAGGCGCCGCTGCGCATCGAGTGCTTCGACATCTCGCATGTGCAGGGCACGAACGTCGTCGGTTCGATGGTCGTGTTCGAGGACGGTCTGCCCCGCAAGTCGGAGTACCGCCGCTTCATCGTCAACGGCATCGAGGGCGAGGATGGCACGCTGCGCAACGACGACGTCGCCGCGATGCACGAGGTGCTGACGCGGCGTTTCGCCCGGCTCGCGAAGGAGAGCGCCGACCTCGCGCCCGCGACGACCGGCGAGATCCCGGCGGACGCGGCGACCGCAGGCCCCTCCCTGCGTGACGAGAACGGCCGCATCAAGCGCTTCGCCTACCGTCCGCAGTTGCTCGTCGTCGACGGCGGACGCCCGCAGGTCGACGCCGCCGCGCGGGCCCTCGCCGACGTCGGGTTCGACGACATCCCCGTCGTCGGGCTCGCGAAGCGTCTCGAGGAGGTGTGGCTCGTCGACGACGACTACCCCGTCATCCTGCCGCGCACGAGCGAGGCCTTGTACCTGCTGCAGCGCGTGCGCGACGAGGCGCACCGCTTCGCGATCACCTTCCATCGTGAGCGACGCTCGAAGTCGATGACGACGTCCGCGCTCGACGGCATCGCCGGGCTCGGCCCTGCCAAGCAGAAGGCGCTGCTCGCGCACTTCGGCTCGCTCAAGCGCATCCGCGCGGCGGACGCCGACGCGCTGTGCGAGGTCAAGGGCATCGGTCCGACGCTCGCCGAGACCATCGTGCGTTCGCTCCGGCAGGAGCAGGGCGAGCCAGCGGTTAACGTGATGACCGGAGAGATCGTCGAATGA
- the rapZ gene encoding RNase adapter RapZ, which produces MSHPPRAELMVVTGMSGAGRSTAANVLEDQGWYVVDNLPPQLLPDLAGLVDASAEDVPRLAAVVDVRSRAFFTDFRAGLERLRDDGWRPSVVFMDATDEALVRRFESVRRPHPLQGEGRMLDGIIREREILRDLRSNADILIDTSGLNVHQLSAKVHELVGDTGGPALRVAVMSFGFKYGIPLDADLVFDMRFLPNPFWNPELRPFSGKDEVVRDFVLGQPGAREFLDGVLALLEPMTQGYLREGRSYVTLAVGCTGGKHRSVAMAEELAKRLASDQLGTLVVHRDLGRE; this is translated from the coding sequence ATGTCACACCCACCGCGCGCGGAGTTGATGGTCGTCACCGGCATGAGCGGCGCCGGCCGCTCGACGGCCGCGAACGTGCTCGAGGATCAGGGCTGGTACGTCGTCGACAACCTGCCGCCTCAGCTGCTGCCCGACCTCGCCGGGCTCGTCGACGCGAGCGCGGAGGACGTCCCGCGCCTCGCCGCCGTCGTCGACGTGCGCAGCCGCGCGTTCTTCACCGACTTCCGCGCGGGCCTCGAACGTCTGCGTGACGACGGCTGGCGCCCGTCGGTCGTGTTCATGGACGCGACCGACGAGGCGCTCGTGCGCCGGTTCGAGTCGGTGCGCCGACCGCACCCGTTGCAGGGCGAGGGGCGCATGCTGGACGGCATCATCCGCGAACGTGAGATCTTGCGCGACCTGCGCTCGAACGCCGACATCCTCATCGACACGAGCGGTCTCAACGTCCACCAACTGTCCGCGAAGGTGCACGAGCTCGTCGGCGACACGGGCGGGCCGGCGTTGCGCGTCGCCGTCATGAGCTTCGGGTTCAAGTACGGCATCCCGCTCGACGCCGACCTCGTCTTCGACATGCGTTTCTTGCCGAACCCGTTCTGGAACCCGGAGCTGCGCCCGTTCAGCGGAAAGGACGAGGTCGTGCGTGATTTCGTCCTCGGTCAGCCGGGGGCCCGTGAGTTCCTCGACGGCGTCCTCGCGCTGCTCGAACCGATGACGCAGGGCTACCTGCGCGAGGGGCGCAGCTACGTCACGCTCGCCGTCGGCTGCACCGGCGGCAAGCACCGCAGTGTCGCGATGGCCGAGGAACTGGCGAAGCGCCTCGCCTCCGATCAGCTCGGGACCCTCGTCGTCCACCGTGATCTGGGGCGGGAGTGA
- a CDS encoding gluconeogenesis factor YvcK family protein, with protein MKRPAVAALGGGHGLFASLEALRLVTDKITAIVTVADDGGSSGRLREEYDILPPGDLRMALAALCDNSQWGIAWRDALQHRFPGEGPLGGHALGNLLIAGLWDSLGDPIQGLDMVGRLLSARGRVLPMSLQPLRIDAKVRGVDPADPDGVREVSGQVAVAQTPGTVLNLRLFPDPPQPCREAIDAVLDADWVILGPGSWFTSVMPHLLVPDLLDALVQTKAKRMLTLNVQMDTGETSGFSASDHLEVLAAHAPALHLDAILADPGVVGDDARAREALESSAAALGASVVYKPVADQESAGVHDTLRLATAYRDVMESAARAQARRRA; from the coding sequence GTGAAGCGCCCCGCGGTCGCGGCCCTCGGTGGGGGGCACGGCCTGTTCGCCTCGCTGGAGGCCCTGCGTCTCGTGACGGACAAGATCACCGCCATCGTCACCGTCGCCGACGACGGGGGCTCTTCGGGGCGCCTGCGCGAGGAGTACGACATCCTCCCGCCCGGCGACCTGCGCATGGCGCTGGCCGCTCTGTGCGACAACTCGCAGTGGGGCATCGCCTGGCGTGATGCGCTGCAGCATCGCTTCCCCGGCGAGGGCCCGCTCGGCGGGCACGCCCTCGGCAACCTGCTCATCGCGGGGCTGTGGGATTCGCTGGGAGACCCGATCCAGGGTCTCGACATGGTCGGGCGCCTGCTCAGCGCGCGCGGGCGCGTCCTGCCCATGTCGTTGCAGCCGTTGCGCATCGACGCCAAAGTCCGCGGCGTCGACCCCGCAGATCCGGACGGGGTGCGCGAGGTCTCCGGCCAGGTCGCGGTCGCGCAGACGCCGGGCACCGTGCTCAACCTGCGCCTGTTCCCCGACCCGCCGCAGCCGTGCCGCGAGGCGATCGACGCGGTGCTCGACGCCGACTGGGTCATCCTCGGGCCGGGTTCGTGGTTCACCTCCGTCATGCCGCACCTGCTCGTGCCCGACCTGCTCGACGCCCTCGTGCAGACGAAGGCGAAGCGTATGCTGACGCTCAACGTCCAGATGGACACGGGCGAGACCTCCGGTTTCTCGGCCAGCGATCACCTCGAGGTGCTCGCGGCCCATGCTCCGGCCCTTCACCTCGACGCGATCCTCGCCGACCCGGGCGTCGTCGGTGATGACGCCCGCGCCCGCGAGGCGCTCGAGTCGTCGGCGGCCGCGTTGGGCGCGAGCGTCGTCTACAAGCCGGTCGCCGACCAGGAGAGCGCCGGCGTCCACGACACCCTGCGCCTCGCGACGGCGTACCGCGACGTCATGGAATCGGCCGCCCGCGCCCAGGCGCGGCGTCGCGCGTGA
- the whiA gene encoding DNA-binding protein WhiA codes for MAMTAAVKDELARVVVTPQQTRKSEVAAMLRFAGGLHLVAGRVVVEAELDTGVAARRLRTNITQLYGHTSELAVMSAGGIRRQTTYLVRVAKPELAVQTGLVDAKGRPVRGLPPKIVNGTLDDAAAAWRGAFIAHGSLTEPGRSSSLEITCPGSEVALALVGAARRLGVPAKAREVRGVDRVVIRDGEAIGAMLTHMGAEDARLVWEERRMRREVRATANRLANFDDANLRRSARAAVAAGSRVARAMEILGEDVPDHLRQAGELRIEHKEASLEELGALADPPMTKDAVAGRIRRLLAMADKRAADQGIPGTDANLTPDMLEDD; via the coding sequence ATGGCGATGACGGCAGCGGTCAAGGACGAGCTGGCCCGGGTGGTGGTGACGCCGCAGCAGACCCGCAAGTCCGAGGTCGCGGCCATGCTGCGCTTCGCCGGCGGGCTGCACCTCGTCGCCGGGCGGGTCGTCGTCGAGGCGGAGCTCGACACCGGCGTCGCCGCGCGTCGTCTGCGGACGAACATCACGCAGCTCTACGGTCACACGAGCGAGCTCGCCGTCATGAGTGCCGGCGGCATCCGTCGTCAGACGACGTATCTCGTGCGCGTCGCCAAGCCCGAGCTCGCCGTGCAGACCGGCCTCGTCGATGCGAAGGGCCGCCCGGTGCGCGGGCTGCCGCCGAAGATCGTCAACGGCACCCTCGACGACGCCGCCGCCGCGTGGCGCGGCGCGTTCATCGCCCACGGGTCGCTCACCGAGCCGGGCCGTTCGTCGTCGCTGGAGATCACCTGTCCCGGTTCCGAAGTCGCCCTCGCCCTCGTCGGCGCGGCGCGCCGGCTGGGTGTGCCCGCAAAGGCGCGTGAGGTGCGCGGCGTCGACCGCGTCGTCATCCGTGACGGCGAGGCGATCGGCGCGATGCTCACCCACATGGGCGCCGAGGACGCGCGCCTCGTGTGGGAGGAGCGCCGCATGCGCCGTGAGGTGAGGGCCACCGCGAACCGTCTCGCGAACTTCGACGACGCCAACCTGCGCCGTTCGGCGCGCGCTGCCGTCGCCGCGGGCAGCCGCGTCGCGCGGGCGATGGAGATCCTCGGCGAGGACGTGCCCGATCATCTTCGTCAGGCCGGTGAGTTGCGCATCGAGCACAAGGAGGCGAGCCTCGAGGAGCTCGGCGCCCTGGCCGACCCACCGATGACGAAGGACGCCGTCGCCGGACGCATCCGCCGGCTGCTCGCGATGGCCGACAAGCGCGCCGCCGATCAGGGCATCCCCGGCACCGACGCGAACCTCACGCCCGACATGCTCGAGGACGACTGA